The Plasmodium knowlesi strain H genome assembly, chromosome: 14 genome has a segment encoding these proteins:
- a CDS encoding mitosis protein dim1, putative: MSFMLQHLNSGWAVDQAIINEEERLVCIRFGHDYDPDCMKMDELLYKVAEDIKNFCVIYLVDITEVPEFNTMYELYDPVSVMFFYRNKHMMIDLGTGNNNKINWPMNNKQEFIDIVETIFRGARKGRGLVISPKDYSTKYKY; this comes from the coding sequence ATGTCGTTCATGCTACAGCACTTAAACAGCGGCTGGGCCGTTGACCAGGCGATaataaatgaggaagaaaggCTCGTTTGCATCCGCTTTGGCCATGATTACGATCCCGACTGCATGAAAATGGATGAATTACTGTACAAGGTTGCTgaagatataaaaaatttctgCGTAATATATTTAGTAGATATAACTGAGGTACCCGAATTTAACACCATGTACGAGTTGTATGACCCAGTTTCCGTCATGTTTTTTTATCGCAACAAACATATGATGATAGATTTAGGCACTgggaacaacaacaaaattaACTGGCCCATGAATAATAAACAAGAGTTTATTGATATCGTTGAAACAATCTTTAGAGGTGCAAGAAAGGGAAGAGGGTTGGTTATATCGCCCAAGGATTACTCGACCAAGTATAAGTACtga